In a genomic window of Suricata suricatta isolate VVHF042 chromosome 12, meerkat_22Aug2017_6uvM2_HiC, whole genome shotgun sequence:
- the LSM4 gene encoding U6 snRNA-associated Sm-like protein LSm4 isoform X2: MRESGHEEGVLEGCRKQTLSHSGGQVRNEEAISCDCLTPPAKRGTKSLERCHWKTAPQPQDGDKFWRMPECYIRGSTIKYLRIPDEIIDMVKEEVVAKGRGRGGLQQQKQQKGRGMGGAGRGVFGGRGRGGIPGTGRGQPEKKPGRQAAKQ; the protein is encoded by the exons ATGAGGGAGTCAGGGCACGAGGAGGGGGTTCTGGAAG GCTGCAGGAAACAAACCCTGTCCCACTCTGGAGGACAGGTCAGAAATGAGGAAGCTATCTCGTGTGATTGCCTGACGCCTCCTGCAAAAAGGGGGACCAAGAGTCTGGAGAGATGCCACTGGAAGAcagctccccagccccag GACGGGGACAAGTTCTGGCGGATGCCCGAGTGCTACATCCGCGGCAGCACCATCAAGTACCTGCGCATACCTGACGAGATCATCGACATGGTCAAGGAGGAGGTGGTGGCCAAGGGCCGGGGCCGCGGCGGCctgcagcagcagaagcagcagaaggGCCGAGGCATGGGGGGCGCCGGGCGAG GTGTGTTTGGTGGCCGGGGCCGAGGTGGCATCCCAGGCACAGGCAGAGGTCAGCCAGAAAAGAAGCCGGGCAGACAGGCGGCCAAACAGTGA
- the LSM4 gene encoding U6 snRNA-associated Sm-like protein LSm4 isoform X3, protein MLPLSLLKTAQNHPMLVELKNGETYNGHLVSCDNWMNINLREVICTSRDGDKFWRMPECYIRGSTIKYLRIPDEIIDMVKEEVVAKGRGRGGLQQQKQQKGRGMGGAGRGVFGGRGRGGIPGTGRGQPEKKPGRQAAKQ, encoded by the exons ATG CTTCCCTTGTCGCTGCTGAAGACTGCTCAGAACCATCCCATG TTGGTGGAACTCAAAAATGGAGAGACCTACAACGGGCACCTGGTGAGCTGTGATAACTGGATGAATATAAACCTTCGGGAGGTGATCTGCACATCCAGG GACGGGGACAAGTTCTGGCGGATGCCCGAGTGCTACATCCGCGGCAGCACCATCAAGTACCTGCGCATACCTGACGAGATCATCGACATGGTCAAGGAGGAGGTGGTGGCCAAGGGCCGGGGCCGCGGCGGCctgcagcagcagaagcagcagaaggGCCGAGGCATGGGGGGCGCCGGGCGAG GTGTGTTTGGTGGCCGGGGCCGAGGTGGCATCCCAGGCACAGGCAGAGGTCAGCCAGAAAAGAAGCCGGGCAGACAGGCGGCCAAACAGTGA
- the LSM4 gene encoding U6 snRNA-associated Sm-like protein LSm4 isoform X1 → MNEGVRARGGGSGRWVLEGWGPEGRGAGLWPGCGHAWCIGHGLLWALGCRKQTLSHSGGQVRNEEAISCDCLTPPAKRGTKSLERCHWKTAPQPQDGDKFWRMPECYIRGSTIKYLRIPDEIIDMVKEEVVAKGRGRGGLQQQKQQKGRGMGGAGRGVFGGRGRGGIPGTGRGQPEKKPGRQAAKQ, encoded by the exons ATGAATGAGGGAGTCAGGGCACGAGGAGGGGGTTCTGGAAGGTGGGTTCTAGAAGGCTGGGGGCCAGAGGGTAGAGGAGCTGGTCTATGGCCGGGCTGTGGCCATGCCTGGTGCATAGGGCACGGCCTTCTCTGGGCTTTAGGCTGCAGGAAACAAACCCTGTCCCACTCTGGAGGACAGGTCAGAAATGAGGAAGCTATCTCGTGTGATTGCCTGACGCCTCCTGCAAAAAGGGGGACCAAGAGTCTGGAGAGATGCCACTGGAAGAcagctccccagccccag GACGGGGACAAGTTCTGGCGGATGCCCGAGTGCTACATCCGCGGCAGCACCATCAAGTACCTGCGCATACCTGACGAGATCATCGACATGGTCAAGGAGGAGGTGGTGGCCAAGGGCCGGGGCCGCGGCGGCctgcagcagcagaagcagcagaaggGCCGAGGCATGGGGGGCGCCGGGCGAG GTGTGTTTGGTGGCCGGGGCCGAGGTGGCATCCCAGGCACAGGCAGAGGTCAGCCAGAAAAGAAGCCGGGCAGACAGGCGGCCAAACAGTGA
- the LSM4 gene encoding U6 snRNA-associated Sm-like protein LSm4 isoform X4: MLVELKNGETYNGHLVSCDNWMNINLREVICTSRDGDKFWRMPECYIRGSTIKYLRIPDEIIDMVKEEVVAKGRGRGGLQQQKQQKGRGMGGAGRGVFGGRGRGGIPGTGRGQPEKKPGRQAAKQ, from the exons ATG TTGGTGGAACTCAAAAATGGAGAGACCTACAACGGGCACCTGGTGAGCTGTGATAACTGGATGAATATAAACCTTCGGGAGGTGATCTGCACATCCAGG GACGGGGACAAGTTCTGGCGGATGCCCGAGTGCTACATCCGCGGCAGCACCATCAAGTACCTGCGCATACCTGACGAGATCATCGACATGGTCAAGGAGGAGGTGGTGGCCAAGGGCCGGGGCCGCGGCGGCctgcagcagcagaagcagcagaaggGCCGAGGCATGGGGGGCGCCGGGCGAG GTGTGTTTGGTGGCCGGGGCCGAGGTGGCATCCCAGGCACAGGCAGAGGTCAGCCAGAAAAGAAGCCGGGCAGACAGGCGGCCAAACAGTGA